The Cervus elaphus chromosome 32, mCerEla1.1, whole genome shotgun sequence genome window below encodes:
- the MFHAS1 gene encoding malignant fibrous histiocytoma-amplified sequence 1 isoform X2, giving the protein MAGTDSGNLKTVRLWRDAALRARKLRSNLRQLTLSSAGGCPGTDQLDSPDAPQLVLPANIGDIEVLNLGNNGLEEVPDGLGSALGSLRVLVLRRNRFAQLPLAVAELGHHLTELDVSHNRLSVLGAEAVGALRELRKLNLSHNQLPALPAQLGALVHLEELDVSFNRLAHLPDSLAGLSRLRTLDVDHNQLTAFPRQLLQLAALEELDVSSNRLRGLPEDISALRALKILWLSGAELGTLPSGFCELASLESLMLDNNGLRALPPQFSRLQRLKMLNLSSNLLEEFPAALLPLAGLEELYLSRNQLTSVPSLISGLGRLLTLWLDNNRIRYLPDSIVELTGLEELVLQGNQIAVLPDNFGQLSRVGLWKIKDNPLIQPPYEVCMKGIPYIAAYQKELAHSQPAVQPRLKLLLMGQKAAGKTLLRHCLTEGRVEGKHGGGCQEKTYPPSPPLGSKGIEVTSWTADASRGLRFIVYDLAGDERYEVIQPFFLSPGALYVLVVNLATYEPLRFPTTVGSFLHRVGARVPHAVVCIVGTHADLCGEQELEEKCLDIHRQIALQEKHDAEGLSRLAQVVDEALARDFELRSASPHAAYYGVSDKNLRRRKAHFQYLLNHRLQILSPVLPVSCRDPRQLQRLRDKLLSVAEHREIFPNLHRVLPRSWQVLEELHFQPPQAQRLWLSWWDSARLGLQAGLTEDRLQSALSYLHESGKLLYFEDSPALKEHVFHNLSRLIDILNVFFQRDPSLLLQKLLLGTSGEAEAEGRAESSPLMAPPAPTQDALRATQLHHYVEGFLLHGLLPAHVIRLLLKPHVQAQQDLQLLLELLEKMGLCYCLNKAKGKPLNGSTAWYKFPCYVQNEVPHAEAWINGTNLAGQSFVAEQLQIEYSFPFTFPPGLFARYSVQINNHVVHRSDGKLQIFAYRGKVPVVVSYRPAKGVLQPDTLSIASHASLPNIWTAWQAITPLVEELNVLLQEWPGLHYTVHILCSKCLKRGSPNPHAFPGELLSQPRPEGVAEIICPKNGSERVNVALVYPPTPTVISPCSKYLHTFLDN; this is encoded by the coding sequence ATGGCAGGGACGGACAGCGGGAACCTGAAGACGGTGAGGCTGTGGCGGGACGCCGCCCTGCGCGCCAGGAAGCTGCGGAGCAACCTGCGCCAGCTCACCCTCAGCTCGGCCGGGGGCTGCCCGGGAACCGACCAGCTCGACTCCCCTGACGCCCCCCAGCTCGTGCTCCCGGCCAACATCGGGGACATTGAGGTGCTGAACCTGGGGAACAACGGCCTGGAGGAGGTGCCCGACGGGCTGGGCTCGGCGCTGGGCAGCCTCCGCGTCCTGGTCCTGCGCCGGAACCGCTTCGCCCAGCTGCCTCTGGCAGTGGCCGAGCTGGGCCACCACCTCACCGAGCTGGACGTGAGCCACAACAGGCTGAGCGTCCTGGGCGCTGAGGCGGTGGGCGCCCTGCGCGAGCTGCGGAAGCTCAACCTCAGCCACAACCAGCTGCCCGCCCTGCCTGCCCAGCTGGGTGCGCTGGTCCACCTGGAAGAGCTGGACGTCAGCTTCAATCGGCTGGCGCACCTGCCCGACTCCCTCGCTGGCCTCTCCCGCCTGCGCACCCTCGACGTGGACCATAACCAGCTCACGGCTTTTCCCCGGCAGCTGCTGCAGCTGGCGGCCCTGGAGGAGCTGGACGTGTCCAGCAACCGCCTGCGGGGCCTCCCTGAGGATATCAGTGCCCTGCGCGCCCTCAAGATCCTCTGGCTGAGCGGGGCCGAGCTTGGCACCCTGCCGAGCGGCTTCTGCGAGCTGGCCAGCCTGGAGAGCCTCATGCTGGACAACAACGGGCTGCGGGCTCTGCCCCCCCAGTTCAGCCGTCTGCAGCGACTCAAAATGCTCAACCTCTCCTCCAACCTCTTGGAGGAGTTCCCGGCCGCCCTGCTGCCCCTGGCTGGCCTGGAGGAGCTCTACCTTAGTCGCAACCAGCTCACCTCGGTGCCATCCCTGATCTCAGGCCTGGGCCGTCTTCTCACCCTGTGGCTGGATAACAACAGGATCCGCTACCTGCCCGACTCCATCGTCGAGCTCACTGGCCTGGAGGAGCTTGTCCTGCAGGGGAACCAGATCGCCGTGCTGCCAGACAACTTTGGCCAGCTCTCCCGCGTGGGCCTGTGGAAGATCAAGGACAACCCGCTGATCCAACCCCCCTACGAGGTCTGTATGAAGGGGATCCCGTACATCGCCGCCTACCAGAAGGAGCTGGCTCATTCCCAGCCGGCGGTCCAGCCGCGCCTCAAGCTGCTTCTGATGGGTCAGAAGGCGGCAGGAAAGACCCTCCTCCGGCACTGCCTCACTGAGGGCAGAGTGGAGGGGAAGCACGGAGGAGGGTGCCAGGAGAAGACCTACCCGCCTTCGCCTCCGCTCGGGAGCAAGGGCATCGAGGTGACCAGCTGGACGGCGGATGCGTCCCGGGGCCTGCGGTTCATCGTGTACGACCTAGCCGGGGACGAACGCTACGAGGTAATCCAgcccttcttcctctcccccGGGGCCCTGTACGTGCTGGTGGTGAACTTGGCCACCTACGAGCCGCTCCGCTTTCCCACCACCGTGGGCTCCTTCTTGCATCGGGTGGGGGCCCGGGTGCCCCACGCCGTGGTGTGCATCGTGGGCACCCACGCCGACCTGTGCGGGgagcaggagctggaggagaagTGTCTGGACATCCACCGCCAGATCGCCCTGCAGGAGAAGCACGACGCCGAGGGGCTGAGCCGTCTGGCCCAGGTGGTGGACGAGGCGCTGGCCCGGGACTTCGAGCTCCGTTCCGCCAGCCCTCATGCCGCCTACTACGGGGTGTCCGACAAGAACCTCCGGCGGCGCAAGGCCCATTTCCAGTACCTGCTCAACCACAGGCTGCAGATCCTCTCGCCGGTGCTGCCGGTCAGCTGCCGGGACCCGCGCCAGTTACAGCGCCTGCGCGACAAACTGCTCTCGGTGGCGGAGCACCGCGAAATCTTCCCCAACTTACACCGCGTGCTGCCCCGGTCCTGGCAGGTGCTGGAGGAGCTGCACTTCCAGCCCCCGCAGGCGCAGCGGCTCTGGCTCAGCTGGTGGGACTCGGCTCGCCTGGGGCTGCAGGCCGGGCTGACTGAGGACCGGCTGCAGAGCGCCCTATCCTACCTGCACGAGAGCGGCAAGCTGCTGTACTTCGAGGACAGCCCGGCCCTCAAGGAGCACGTCTTCCACAACCTCTCCCGCCTCATAGACATCCTCAACGTCTTCTTCCAGAGGGACCCTTCCTTGCTACTGCAGAAGCTGCTCCTGGGGACCAGCGGCGAGGCCGAGGCCGAGGGCCGGGCCGAAAGCTCCCCGCTGATGGCACCGCCTGCCCCGACCCAGGACGCACTTCGGGCCACCCAGCTCCATCACTACGTGGAGGGCTTTCTGCTGCACGGGCTCCTGCCAGCCCACGTCATCCGGTTGCTGCTGAAGCCTCACGTCCAAGCTCAGCAGgacctgcagctgctgctggagcTGCTGGAGAAGATGGGACTCTGTTACTGCCTCAACAAAGCCAAGGGCAAGCCCCTGAATGGGTCCACGGCCTGGTACAAGTTCCCCTGCTATGTGCAGAACGAGGTGCCGCACGCCGAGGCCTGGATTAACGGGACCAACCTGGCCGGGCAGTCCTTTGTGGCTGAGCAGCTGCAGATTGAATACAGTTTTCCCTTCACCTTTCCACCCGGCTTGTTCGCCCGTTACAGCGTCCAGATCAACAACCACGTGGTGCACAGGTCGGATGGCAAACTTCAGATCTTTGCCTACAGGGGGAAGGTCCCGGTGGTGGTGAGCTACAGACCTGCCAAGGGGGTCCTGCAGCCGGACACCCTGTCCATTGCCAGCCACGCATCCTTACCGAACATATGGACGGCATGGCAAGCCATCACCCCCTTGGTAGAGGAACTGAATGTCCTACTTCAGGAATGGCCTGGACTGCACTACACGGTGCACATTCTCTGTTCTAAGTGCCTTAAGAGAGGGTCGCCCAATCCACACGCTTTCCCAG
- the MFHAS1 gene encoding malignant fibrous histiocytoma-amplified sequence 1 isoform X1 encodes MAGTDSGNLKTVRLWRDAALRARKLRSNLRQLTLSSAGGCPGTDQLDSPDAPQLVLPANIGDIEVLNLGNNGLEEVPDGLGSALGSLRVLVLRRNRFAQLPLAVAELGHHLTELDVSHNRLSVLGAEAVGALRELRKLNLSHNQLPALPAQLGALVHLEELDVSFNRLAHLPDSLAGLSRLRTLDVDHNQLTAFPRQLLQLAALEELDVSSNRLRGLPEDISALRALKILWLSGAELGTLPSGFCELASLESLMLDNNGLRALPPQFSRLQRLKMLNLSSNLLEEFPAALLPLAGLEELYLSRNQLTSVPSLISGLGRLLTLWLDNNRIRYLPDSIVELTGLEELVLQGNQIAVLPDNFGQLSRVGLWKIKDNPLIQPPYEVCMKGIPYIAAYQKELAHSQPAVQPRLKLLLMGQKAAGKTLLRHCLTEGRVEGKHGGGCQEKTYPPSPPLGSKGIEVTSWTADASRGLRFIVYDLAGDERYEVIQPFFLSPGALYVLVVNLATYEPLRFPTTVGSFLHRVGARVPHAVVCIVGTHADLCGEQELEEKCLDIHRQIALQEKHDAEGLSRLAQVVDEALARDFELRSASPHAAYYGVSDKNLRRRKAHFQYLLNHRLQILSPVLPVSCRDPRQLQRLRDKLLSVAEHREIFPNLHRVLPRSWQVLEELHFQPPQAQRLWLSWWDSARLGLQAGLTEDRLQSALSYLHESGKLLYFEDSPALKEHVFHNLSRLIDILNVFFQRDPSLLLQKLLLGTSGEAEAEGRAESSPLMAPPAPTQDALRATQLHHYVEGFLLHGLLPAHVIRLLLKPHVQAQQDLQLLLELLEKMGLCYCLNKAKGKPLNGSTAWYKFPCYVQNEVPHAEAWINGTNLAGQSFVAEQLQIEYSFPFTFPPGLFARYSVQINNHVVHRSDGKLQIFAYRGKVPVVVSYRPAKGVLQPDTLSIASHASLPNIWTAWQAITPLVEELNVLLQEWPGLHYTVHILCSKCLKRGSPNPHAFPGELLSQPRPEGVAEIICPKNGSERVNVALVYPPTPTVISPCSKKNAGEKHRNQ; translated from the coding sequence ATGGCAGGGACGGACAGCGGGAACCTGAAGACGGTGAGGCTGTGGCGGGACGCCGCCCTGCGCGCCAGGAAGCTGCGGAGCAACCTGCGCCAGCTCACCCTCAGCTCGGCCGGGGGCTGCCCGGGAACCGACCAGCTCGACTCCCCTGACGCCCCCCAGCTCGTGCTCCCGGCCAACATCGGGGACATTGAGGTGCTGAACCTGGGGAACAACGGCCTGGAGGAGGTGCCCGACGGGCTGGGCTCGGCGCTGGGCAGCCTCCGCGTCCTGGTCCTGCGCCGGAACCGCTTCGCCCAGCTGCCTCTGGCAGTGGCCGAGCTGGGCCACCACCTCACCGAGCTGGACGTGAGCCACAACAGGCTGAGCGTCCTGGGCGCTGAGGCGGTGGGCGCCCTGCGCGAGCTGCGGAAGCTCAACCTCAGCCACAACCAGCTGCCCGCCCTGCCTGCCCAGCTGGGTGCGCTGGTCCACCTGGAAGAGCTGGACGTCAGCTTCAATCGGCTGGCGCACCTGCCCGACTCCCTCGCTGGCCTCTCCCGCCTGCGCACCCTCGACGTGGACCATAACCAGCTCACGGCTTTTCCCCGGCAGCTGCTGCAGCTGGCGGCCCTGGAGGAGCTGGACGTGTCCAGCAACCGCCTGCGGGGCCTCCCTGAGGATATCAGTGCCCTGCGCGCCCTCAAGATCCTCTGGCTGAGCGGGGCCGAGCTTGGCACCCTGCCGAGCGGCTTCTGCGAGCTGGCCAGCCTGGAGAGCCTCATGCTGGACAACAACGGGCTGCGGGCTCTGCCCCCCCAGTTCAGCCGTCTGCAGCGACTCAAAATGCTCAACCTCTCCTCCAACCTCTTGGAGGAGTTCCCGGCCGCCCTGCTGCCCCTGGCTGGCCTGGAGGAGCTCTACCTTAGTCGCAACCAGCTCACCTCGGTGCCATCCCTGATCTCAGGCCTGGGCCGTCTTCTCACCCTGTGGCTGGATAACAACAGGATCCGCTACCTGCCCGACTCCATCGTCGAGCTCACTGGCCTGGAGGAGCTTGTCCTGCAGGGGAACCAGATCGCCGTGCTGCCAGACAACTTTGGCCAGCTCTCCCGCGTGGGCCTGTGGAAGATCAAGGACAACCCGCTGATCCAACCCCCCTACGAGGTCTGTATGAAGGGGATCCCGTACATCGCCGCCTACCAGAAGGAGCTGGCTCATTCCCAGCCGGCGGTCCAGCCGCGCCTCAAGCTGCTTCTGATGGGTCAGAAGGCGGCAGGAAAGACCCTCCTCCGGCACTGCCTCACTGAGGGCAGAGTGGAGGGGAAGCACGGAGGAGGGTGCCAGGAGAAGACCTACCCGCCTTCGCCTCCGCTCGGGAGCAAGGGCATCGAGGTGACCAGCTGGACGGCGGATGCGTCCCGGGGCCTGCGGTTCATCGTGTACGACCTAGCCGGGGACGAACGCTACGAGGTAATCCAgcccttcttcctctcccccGGGGCCCTGTACGTGCTGGTGGTGAACTTGGCCACCTACGAGCCGCTCCGCTTTCCCACCACCGTGGGCTCCTTCTTGCATCGGGTGGGGGCCCGGGTGCCCCACGCCGTGGTGTGCATCGTGGGCACCCACGCCGACCTGTGCGGGgagcaggagctggaggagaagTGTCTGGACATCCACCGCCAGATCGCCCTGCAGGAGAAGCACGACGCCGAGGGGCTGAGCCGTCTGGCCCAGGTGGTGGACGAGGCGCTGGCCCGGGACTTCGAGCTCCGTTCCGCCAGCCCTCATGCCGCCTACTACGGGGTGTCCGACAAGAACCTCCGGCGGCGCAAGGCCCATTTCCAGTACCTGCTCAACCACAGGCTGCAGATCCTCTCGCCGGTGCTGCCGGTCAGCTGCCGGGACCCGCGCCAGTTACAGCGCCTGCGCGACAAACTGCTCTCGGTGGCGGAGCACCGCGAAATCTTCCCCAACTTACACCGCGTGCTGCCCCGGTCCTGGCAGGTGCTGGAGGAGCTGCACTTCCAGCCCCCGCAGGCGCAGCGGCTCTGGCTCAGCTGGTGGGACTCGGCTCGCCTGGGGCTGCAGGCCGGGCTGACTGAGGACCGGCTGCAGAGCGCCCTATCCTACCTGCACGAGAGCGGCAAGCTGCTGTACTTCGAGGACAGCCCGGCCCTCAAGGAGCACGTCTTCCACAACCTCTCCCGCCTCATAGACATCCTCAACGTCTTCTTCCAGAGGGACCCTTCCTTGCTACTGCAGAAGCTGCTCCTGGGGACCAGCGGCGAGGCCGAGGCCGAGGGCCGGGCCGAAAGCTCCCCGCTGATGGCACCGCCTGCCCCGACCCAGGACGCACTTCGGGCCACCCAGCTCCATCACTACGTGGAGGGCTTTCTGCTGCACGGGCTCCTGCCAGCCCACGTCATCCGGTTGCTGCTGAAGCCTCACGTCCAAGCTCAGCAGgacctgcagctgctgctggagcTGCTGGAGAAGATGGGACTCTGTTACTGCCTCAACAAAGCCAAGGGCAAGCCCCTGAATGGGTCCACGGCCTGGTACAAGTTCCCCTGCTATGTGCAGAACGAGGTGCCGCACGCCGAGGCCTGGATTAACGGGACCAACCTGGCCGGGCAGTCCTTTGTGGCTGAGCAGCTGCAGATTGAATACAGTTTTCCCTTCACCTTTCCACCCGGCTTGTTCGCCCGTTACAGCGTCCAGATCAACAACCACGTGGTGCACAGGTCGGATGGCAAACTTCAGATCTTTGCCTACAGGGGGAAGGTCCCGGTGGTGGTGAGCTACAGACCTGCCAAGGGGGTCCTGCAGCCGGACACCCTGTCCATTGCCAGCCACGCATCCTTACCGAACATATGGACGGCATGGCAAGCCATCACCCCCTTGGTAGAGGAACTGAATGTCCTACTTCAGGAATGGCCTGGACTGCACTACACGGTGCACATTCTCTGTTCTAAGTGCCTTAAGAGAGGGTCGCCCAATCCACACGCTTTCCCAG